One Deinococcus aerolatus genomic window carries:
- a CDS encoding NUDIX hydrolase yields MARRDLLVAAGILRDRFGRVLLVGNDWQGHGRVRHTLPGGVVENGETLPEALYREIFEETGLRLTGILHMAYTVHIEDERRGERAIAVAFEATWDGLLNPADPDGFIVEARFCTPEEALEKLESPPMREPLSDFLKTGEPGRFYAFKGWDGRGGLRIPALKPRP; encoded by the coding sequence ATGGCGCGGCGTGACCTGCTGGTGGCGGCGGGCATCCTGCGGGACCGCTTTGGGCGGGTGCTGCTGGTGGGCAACGACTGGCAGGGCCACGGGCGCGTGCGCCACACCCTGCCCGGCGGCGTCGTGGAGAACGGCGAGACGCTGCCCGAGGCGCTGTACCGCGAGATCTTCGAGGAAACCGGCCTGCGGCTGACCGGCATCCTGCACATGGCCTACACCGTGCACATCGAGGACGAGCGCCGGGGCGAACGCGCCATCGCCGTGGCCTTCGAGGCCACCTGGGACGGCCTGCTGAACCCGGCCGACCCCGACGGCTTCATCGTCGAGGCCCGCTTCTGCACCCCCGAGGAGGCGCTGGAGAAACTGGAGTCCCCCCCCATGCGCGAACCCCTCAGCGACTTTCTCAAGACCGGAGAGCCGGGCCGCTTCTACGCCTTCAAGGGCTGGGACGGGCGCGGCGGCCTGCGGATTCCGGCCCTGAAACCGCGCCCGTGA
- a CDS encoding adenine nucleotide alpha hydrolase has protein sequence MTSWSGGKDSALAFHRAKAAGGVPLAVINMLDESGERSRSHGLRPEVLAAQAAALGVPLRTARAGWATYEAGFTALLAGARADGATSAVFGDIDLAAHRDWEEKVCAAAGVRASLPLWLEPRRALVDGLLGLGFRAVIVAVREDALPAQLLGRTLDAALVAEIEGLGADACGENGEYHTVLVDGPDFAWPLTLVPGPAGIHHTGEGDLRVATLDLVLA, from the coding sequence GTGACCTCGTGGAGCGGGGGCAAGGACAGCGCCCTGGCCTTTCACCGCGCCAAGGCAGCAGGCGGCGTTCCTCTTGCCGTCATCAACATGCTGGACGAGTCCGGGGAGCGTTCGCGCTCGCACGGCCTGCGCCCGGAGGTGCTGGCGGCCCAGGCGGCGGCGCTGGGCGTGCCGCTGCGCACGGCGCGGGCCGGGTGGGCCACCTACGAGGCCGGGTTCACGGCGCTGCTGGCCGGGGCGAGGGCGGACGGCGCGACGTCTGCTGTCTTCGGTGACATCGATCTGGCCGCCCACCGCGACTGGGAGGAGAAGGTCTGCGCGGCGGCGGGGGTGCGGGCCAGCCTGCCGCTGTGGCTCGAACCCCGCCGCGCGCTGGTGGACGGGCTGCTGGGCCTGGGGTTCCGGGCAGTGATCGTCGCCGTCAGGGAAGACGCCCTGCCCGCACAGTTGCTGGGCAGGACGCTGGACGCCGCGCTGGTGGCCGAGATCGAGGGGCTGGGGGCCGATGCCTGCGGCGAGAACGGCGAGTACCACACGGTGCTGGTGGACGGCCCGGACTTTGCGTGGCCCCTCACGCTTGTGCCTGGCCCGGCGGGCATTCACCACACGGGCGAGGGGGACTTGCGGGTGGCGACGCTGGATCTGGTGCTGGCCTGA
- a CDS encoding transcription elongation factor GreA, with amino-acid sequence MTQERITMTQRGYDKLAETLHHLKTVRREQISEYMGTAIADGDLRESAAYDEARMQQSENEARIVEIENQLERALIIEGDASKGAGLGAKIRVRDEKGNERHFELVGTYEVDVPQGRVSDASPFGQALAGKREGDIITVQLPKGTAKFEVLSVEYD; translated from the coding sequence ATGACCCAGGAACGCATCACCATGACCCAGCGCGGGTACGACAAGCTGGCCGAGACCCTGCACCACCTGAAGACTGTTCGCCGCGAGCAGATCTCGGAGTACATGGGCACCGCCATCGCTGACGGGGACCTGCGTGAGAGCGCGGCCTACGATGAGGCGCGCATGCAGCAGAGCGAGAATGAGGCCCGCATCGTCGAGATCGAGAACCAGCTGGAACGTGCCCTGATCATCGAGGGAGACGCCAGCAAGGGCGCGGGCCTGGGCGCGAAGATCCGGGTCCGGGACGAGAAGGGCAACGAGCGCCACTTTGAACTGGTGGGCACCTATGAGGTGGACGTGCCGCAGGGCCGTGTGAGCGACGCCAGTCCCTTCGGGCAGGCGCTGGCCGGCAAGCGCGAGGGTGACATCATCACCGTGCAGCTGCCCAAGGGGACGGCCAAGTTCGAGGTGCTGTCGGTAGAGTACGACTGA